One window from the genome of Enterobacteriaceae bacterium Kacie_13 encodes:
- a CDS encoding PTS mannitol transporter subunit IIBC (CmtA with CmtB possibly forms the mannitol-like permease component of the cryptic mannitol phosphotransferase system, which phosphorylates and transports various carbohydrates and polyhydric alcohols in Escherichia coli; cytoplasmic protein) produces the protein MANKSMRARVQAFGGFLTAMVIPNIGAFIAWGFITALFIPTGWTPNPHFGQLVGPMITYLLPLMIGSTGGHLIGGKRGAVMGGIGTMGVIVGADIPMFIGAMVMGPLGGYVIRVVDKALEKRIPAGFEMVINNFSLGILGMLLCLLAYEVIGPAVMAANNVVKEGIEALVATGYLPLLSVINEPAKVLFLNNAIDQGVYYPLGMQDTAVAGKSIYFMVASNPGPGLGMLLAFSLFGKGLSKKSAPGAMIIHFLGGIHELYFPYVLMKPLMIIAMIAGGMTGIYVFELFGAGLVAGPSPGSIFAYLALTPRGGFMGTCAGVLAGTVVSFVVASAILKFDKSPAEDNFADSQAASKKRKAEGKSTVQPVAATIRLIAFVCDAGMGSSAMGATTFRKKLQKSGYEIEVKHYSIENIPANADIIVTHASLEGRAQRVTDRPLILIKNYLGDPALDALFADITSPVQQGATA, from the coding sequence ATGGCTAATAAATCTATGCGCGCCAGAGTGCAGGCTTTTGGCGGCTTTCTCACTGCAATGGTTATTCCCAATATAGGCGCGTTTATTGCCTGGGGTTTTATTACGGCGTTATTTATCCCTACCGGATGGACGCCTAATCCGCACTTCGGTCAGCTTGTCGGGCCGATGATCACCTATTTATTACCCCTGATGATTGGTTCTACCGGTGGCCATCTTATTGGCGGAAAACGCGGCGCGGTGATGGGCGGTATCGGCACGATGGGCGTGATTGTCGGGGCGGATATTCCGATGTTTATCGGCGCGATGGTGATGGGGCCGCTGGGCGGATATGTCATCAGGGTGGTCGATAAGGCGCTCGAGAAGCGTATTCCGGCGGGCTTTGAGATGGTCATCAATAACTTCTCTCTCGGCATTCTCGGCATGCTGCTTTGCCTGCTGGCGTATGAAGTGATCGGCCCGGCGGTGATGGCCGCCAATAATGTGGTGAAAGAAGGGATTGAAGCGCTGGTGGCGACCGGTTATCTGCCGCTGCTGTCAGTCATTAACGAACCGGCCAAAGTGCTGTTCCTGAATAACGCTATCGATCAGGGCGTTTACTATCCGCTGGGTATGCAGGACACCGCCGTCGCCGGAAAATCTATTTATTTCATGGTGGCCTCAAATCCCGGCCCCGGTCTGGGTATGCTGCTGGCATTTTCGCTGTTCGGCAAAGGGCTGAGTAAGAAATCTGCGCCCGGCGCGATGATCATTCATTTTCTCGGTGGCATTCACGAGCTGTATTTCCCGTATGTGCTGATGAAACCGCTGATGATTATCGCCATGATCGCGGGTGGCATGACCGGCATTTATGTTTTCGAACTTTTTGGCGCAGGGCTGGTGGCGGGGCCAAGTCCGGGGTCTATTTTTGCCTATCTGGCTCTGACGCCGCGCGGGGGCTTTATGGGAACCTGCGCGGGCGTGCTGGCCGGGACAGTTGTCTCTTTCGTGGTTGCCTCCGCCATTCTGAAATTTGATAAATCGCCTGCGGAAGACAATTTTGCGGATTCTCAGGCTGCCAGCAAAAAGCGGAAAGCCGAAGGAAAAAGCACGGTGCAGCCTGTGGCCGCCACTATCCGGTTAATCGCTTTCGTGTGCGATGCAGGAATGGGGTCGAGCGCGATGGGTGCGACAACATTTCGCAAGAAGTTGCAAAAATCCGGTTACGAAATTGAGGTGAAGCATTACTCCATCGAAAACATTCCGGCCAATGCCGACATCATTGTTACCCATGCCAGCCTTGAAGGCCGTGCTCAGCGCGTTACCGATCGTCCATTAATCCTGATTAAAAATTATCTCGGCGACCCGGCGCTTGATGCGTTGTTTGCCGATATCACTTCCCCGGTTCAGCAAGGAGCAACAGCATGA
- a CDS encoding zinc-binding dehydrogenase, with the protein MKTKVAAIYGKKDVRLREFELPEITDDELLVSVVSDSVCLSTYKAALLGGEHKRVPEDIADHPAVTGHECAGVIVQVGKNLRNRFEAGKRFVLQPAMGLPSGYSAGYSYETFGGNATYMIIPKLAIDLGCVLPYEGRYFAAASLAEPMCCIIGAYHASYHTTQYVYEHQMGIKAGGNLALLACAGPMGIGAIDYAINGNVKPARVVVVDIDEQRLARAEQLLPVNMAAEKGVELVYINSKTLSDPASHLRELTGGHGFDDVFVYAAVAQVIELGDALLAEDGCLNFFAGPTDKNFSVPFNFYHVHYSSTHIVGTSGGSTGDMEEALALTAAGRIQPSYMITHIGGLDAVPETVLNLPDIPGGKKLIYNGISMPLTAIDDFAELGKSDPLFARLAELVAPTHGVWNAKAEQALLSHFGVSTGL; encoded by the coding sequence ATGAAAACCAAAGTCGCCGCCATTTACGGTAAAAAAGATGTGAGACTCCGTGAATTTGAACTGCCGGAAATCACCGATGACGAACTGCTGGTGAGCGTGGTGTCGGACAGCGTTTGCCTCTCGACTTACAAAGCCGCTTTGCTGGGCGGTGAACATAAACGCGTACCTGAAGATATCGCCGACCATCCGGCGGTAACGGGGCACGAATGCGCGGGCGTGATTGTGCAGGTGGGCAAAAATCTCAGGAACCGGTTTGAAGCGGGAAAACGCTTCGTGCTGCAACCGGCGATGGGGCTGCCCAGCGGGTATTCCGCCGGTTACAGTTACGAAACCTTTGGTGGCAACGCGACGTATATGATCATCCCCAAACTGGCGATCGATCTGGGTTGCGTTCTCCCGTACGAAGGGCGTTATTTTGCCGCCGCCTCGCTGGCCGAACCGATGTGCTGCATTATCGGCGCGTACCACGCCAGTTATCACACCACCCAGTATGTGTATGAACATCAGATGGGTATCAAAGCCGGGGGCAATCTGGCGCTGCTGGCCTGTGCCGGACCGATGGGGATTGGTGCGATTGATTACGCGATTAACGGCAATGTGAAGCCTGCGCGCGTGGTGGTGGTCGATATTGATGAACAGCGTCTGGCGCGGGCAGAGCAGTTATTGCCAGTGAACATGGCGGCGGAAAAAGGCGTTGAGCTGGTCTACATCAACAGCAAAACGTTGTCAGATCCCGCTTCTCATCTGCGGGAACTGACCGGCGGCCACGGATTCGATGACGTGTTTGTTTACGCTGCCGTCGCACAAGTGATCGAACTGGGCGATGCCCTGCTGGCAGAAGACGGTTGTCTGAACTTCTTTGCCGGGCCGACCGATAAAAATTTCAGCGTTCCCTTCAATTTCTATCATGTTCACTACTCCTCGACGCACATTGTCGGCACCTCGGGCGGATCGACCGGTGATATGGAGGAGGCGCTGGCACTCACGGCTGCGGGGCGTATCCAGCCTTCCTATATGATCACTCACATCGGCGGGCTGGATGCCGTGCCGGAAACCGTGCTCAATCTGCCGGATATTCCCGGTGGTAAAAAGCTTATCTATAACGGAATTTCCATGCCGTTGACGGCCATCGACGACTTTGCCGAACTGGGTAAAAGTGACCCGCTGTTTGCACGTTTGGCCGAACTGGTGGCGCCAACGCACGGCGTGTGGAATGCGAAGGCGGAGCAGGCGTTGCTCAGCCACTTTGGTGTTTCCACCGGGCTGTAA
- a CDS encoding thioredoxin domain-containing protein, with translation MKRQTMTLLAALVLAPTLASAADSATADFTPAQQAAIGKIAADYMLQHPEILVQVSQKLQAQQADQQQQQTLSAVLANAEKLTSDPATPSYGPKDAKVAFVEFFDYQCLYCSRMAPVVEQTVKANPNVRFVFKEWPIFGDRWKPSITAAETGMAVWKEKGAQAYFDYHNSIYRTGHDEGKLTEADIAGAVKSAKATQPTEVQRKATHEAIAANDELARTLGFSGTPGFVVMPTSGATAENTTVLPGAVSADDLQAAIVKAQGGK, from the coding sequence ATGAAACGTCAGACGATGACTTTGCTGGCTGCTTTGGTGCTGGCACCGACATTGGCTTCTGCGGCCGACAGCGCCACCGCAGATTTCACTCCTGCACAGCAGGCGGCTATCGGTAAGATCGCAGCAGATTACATGCTTCAGCACCCGGAAATTCTGGTGCAGGTCAGCCAGAAATTGCAGGCACAGCAGGCAGATCAGCAACAGCAACAAACCCTGAGCGCGGTGCTGGCCAACGCTGAAAAACTCACCAGCGATCCGGCGACCCCAAGTTATGGCCCGAAAGACGCCAAAGTTGCGTTCGTCGAATTCTTCGATTATCAATGCCTGTACTGTAGTCGCATGGCACCAGTGGTCGAGCAAACGGTGAAAGCCAATCCAAATGTGCGCTTTGTCTTCAAAGAGTGGCCAATCTTCGGCGACCGCTGGAAACCGTCAATCACTGCCGCTGAAACCGGTATGGCGGTGTGGAAAGAGAAGGGCGCGCAGGCGTATTTCGATTACCACAACAGTATTTACCGTACAGGCCATGACGAAGGAAAACTGACTGAAGCGGATATCGCCGGTGCAGTGAAATCCGCCAAAGCCACGCAGCCGACCGAGGTACAACGTAAAGCCACCCACGAAGCCATCGCCGCCAACGACGAACTCGCACGCACGCTTGGTTTCAGCGGCACTCCGGGCTTTGTGGTGATGCCAACCAGCGGCGCAACCGCAGAAAATACCACTGTTCTGCCGGGCGCAGTGTCCGCCGACGATTTGCAGGCCGCTATCGTAAAAGCGCAGGGCGGGAAGTAA
- the glyS gene encoding glycine--tRNA ligase subunit beta, translated as MTEKTFLVEIGTEELPPKALRSLAESFAANLTAELDAANLPHGDVKWFAAPRRLALKVSALHESQADREVEKRGPAVSQAFDAEGKPSKAAEGWARGCGITVDQADRLVTDKGEWLVYRAHVKGESAQQLLPAMIATSLSKLPIPKLMRWGDSDVQFVRPVHTVTLLLGDELIPAKILGIDSARTIRGHRFMGEPEFTIDNADQYPQILLERGKVIADYEQRKAIIKRDAEKAAKEIGGIADLSESLLEEVASLVEWPVVLTAKFEEKFLAVPAEALVYTMKGDQKYFPVYDAAGKLLPNFIFVANIESKDPQQIISGNEKVVRPRLADAEFFFKTDRKKRLEDNLPRLATVMFQKQLGTLRDKTDRIEALSGWIADKIGADVENAKRAGLLSKCDLMTNMVFEFTDTQGVMGMHYARHDGEAEEVAVALNEQYQPRFAGDALPASPVACALAIADKMDTLAGIFGIGQHPKGDKDPFALRRAALGVLRIIVEKNLTLDLQTLTEEAVRLYGDKLTNTKVVDEVVDFMLGRFRAWYQEEGHAVDTIQAVLARRPTKPADFDARVKAVSYFRTLDEAATLAAANKRVSNILAKSTDVLLDHVHASVLKEPAELKLATHLVVLRDKLEPLFAAGQYKEALVELAALRETVDKFFDTVMVMDENEAVRINRLTLLSKLRELFLQVADISLLQ; from the coding sequence ATGACTGAAAAAACATTTCTGGTGGAAATCGGCACGGAAGAACTGCCACCGAAGGCTCTGCGCAGCCTTGCTGAATCTTTTGCGGCTAACCTGACTGCGGAGCTGGATGCGGCGAATCTGCCACACGGCGACGTCAAATGGTTTGCGGCACCGCGCCGTCTGGCGCTGAAAGTCTCTGCCCTGCATGAATCTCAGGCCGATCGCGAAGTAGAAAAACGCGGTCCTGCGGTTTCTCAGGCATTTGATGCCGAAGGCAAACCAAGCAAAGCCGCGGAAGGCTGGGCTCGTGGTTGTGGTATCACCGTAGATCAGGCCGATCGTCTGGTCACGGACAAGGGCGAATGGCTGGTTTACCGCGCGCACGTTAAAGGCGAAAGCGCACAACAACTGCTGCCTGCGATGATCGCCACGTCGCTGTCCAAACTGCCGATTCCTAAACTGATGCGCTGGGGCGATTCCGACGTGCAGTTCGTGCGTCCTGTTCACACCGTAACCCTGCTGCTGGGCGATGAGCTGATCCCGGCGAAAATTCTCGGTATCGATTCCGCGCGTACTATCCGTGGCCACCGTTTCATGGGCGAGCCGGAATTTACCATCGACAACGCCGATCAGTATCCGCAGATCCTGCTGGAGCGCGGCAAAGTCATCGCTGATTACGAGCAACGTAAAGCCATCATCAAACGTGATGCCGAGAAAGCAGCGAAAGAGATTGGCGGTATCGCCGATCTGAGCGAAAGCCTGCTGGAAGAAGTGGCGTCTCTGGTGGAATGGCCGGTCGTTCTGACTGCGAAATTCGAAGAAAAATTCCTGGCGGTTCCGGCTGAAGCCCTGGTTTACACCATGAAAGGCGACCAGAAGTATTTCCCGGTGTACGACGCCGCGGGCAAACTTCTGCCGAACTTCATCTTCGTAGCCAACATTGAGTCGAAAGATCCACAGCAAATTATTTCCGGTAACGAGAAAGTGGTTCGCCCGCGTCTGGCCGATGCTGAATTCTTCTTCAAGACCGACCGCAAAAAACGTCTGGAAGATAATCTGCCGCGTCTGGCAACCGTGATGTTCCAGAAACAACTCGGTACGCTGCGTGACAAAACCGATCGCATCGAAGCCCTCTCTGGCTGGATTGCCGATAAAATCGGTGCCGACGTGGAGAACGCTAAACGCGCCGGTCTGCTGTCCAAATGCGACCTGATGACCAATATGGTCTTCGAGTTCACTGACACGCAGGGCGTGATGGGCATGCACTATGCACGTCATGATGGCGAAGCGGAAGAAGTCGCCGTTGCGCTGAACGAGCAGTATCAGCCACGTTTTGCGGGCGATGCCTTGCCTGCTTCCCCGGTGGCGTGTGCGCTGGCGATCGCCGACAAGATGGACACGTTGGCCGGTATCTTCGGCATCGGGCAACATCCGAAAGGTGATAAAGACCCGTTCGCACTGCGTCGTGCAGCGCTTGGCGTGTTACGTATCATCGTCGAGAAAAACCTGACGCTCGATCTGCAAACCCTGACTGAAGAAGCGGTGCGTCTGTACGGCGACAAGCTGACCAACACCAAGGTTGTCGATGAAGTGGTTGATTTCATGCTCGGTCGTTTCCGCGCGTGGTATCAGGAAGAAGGTCATGCAGTCGATACCATTCAGGCTGTGCTGGCGCGTCGTCCGACCAAACCGGCTGATTTCGATGCCCGTGTTAAAGCGGTGAGCTACTTCCGAACGCTGGATGAAGCGGCAACGCTGGCTGCGGCCAACAAACGCGTTTCCAACATTCTGGCGAAATCCACCGACGTTCTGCTCGATCATGTTCATGCCTCGGTGTTGAAAGAGCCTGCCGAGCTGAAACTGGCGACGCATCTGGTGGTTCTGCGCGATAAACTCGAGCCGCTGTTTGCTGCCGGTCAGTATAAAGAAGCGCTGGTCGAACTGGCTGCGCTGCGTGAAACCGTGGATAAATTCTTTGATACGGTGATGGTGATGGATGAGAACGAAGCGGTGCGTATTAACCGTCTGACGTTGTTATCTAAGCTGCGGGAGTTATTCCTGCAGGTAGCGGATATTTCGCTGCTTCAGTAA
- a CDS encoding DUF3053 family protein yields the protein MAVGIRSGAFSRWLAPFIALLVVFQLTACGDKEPEQRKAFIDYLQNTVMRSGQNLPSLSEDQKQRFGNYANDYGIILSFSRQMKGAVDGSFVPVVNAIGQVRTPQDYITQRGALQQAASTLSLLNAQLRDSKTKADTAMAALKQPDDLKAVYSQVYSTVVTQPANTLTPLVPALQSFTQDIVSVGDYLQQQGTQVAFANGGVQFPTQQQATQYNTMMSNLVGKQQTLLQAQKVAQGDFSN from the coding sequence ATGGCTGTAGGGATCAGAAGCGGTGCATTTTCTCGCTGGCTGGCGCCGTTTATCGCACTGCTGGTAGTGTTTCAGCTCACTGCATGCGGCGATAAAGAACCGGAACAACGCAAAGCCTTTATCGATTATTTGCAAAATACCGTGATGCGCAGCGGGCAAAACCTGCCATCGCTGAGTGAAGATCAGAAACAACGTTTTGGTAATTACGCGAATGACTACGGTATTATTTTGTCATTCTCTCGTCAGATGAAAGGCGCCGTCGACGGCAGCTTCGTGCCGGTTGTTAATGCCATCGGTCAGGTGCGCACGCCGCAGGATTACATCACCCAGCGCGGTGCGCTGCAACAGGCGGCCAGCACGTTGAGCCTGCTGAATGCACAGTTGCGTGATTCCAAAACCAAAGCCGATACCGCGATGGCCGCACTTAAGCAGCCAGACGATCTGAAAGCGGTTTACAGCCAGGTATATAGCACCGTGGTGACTCAGCCTGCTAACACGCTGACACCGCTGGTGCCTGCACTGCAAAGCTTCACGCAGGATATCGTCTCCGTTGGCGACTACCTGCAACAGCAGGGCACTCAGGTCGCCTTTGCCAACGGCGGCGTGCAGTTCCCGACGCAGCAACAAGCGACGCAGTACAACACTATGATGTCGAATCTGGTGGGTAAGCAGCAGACATTGCTTCAGGCGCAGAAAGTCGCGCAGGGTGATTTCAGTAACTAA
- a CDS encoding nucleoside/nucleotide kinase family protein, with the protein MNVTLTINGLTTQAFFPDEDIEQLHLPLLQRFSSQQRLLNRPLVVFLVAPPGTGKSTLSAFWQKLSHETPDLVPLQTLPMDGFHHRNDWLDAHNLRQRKGAPQTFDVTKLRDALIALREPGSRWPEYSRTLHEPVEGAIHVTAPVLVVEGNWLLLDDDGWRQLTENCDLSVFIRASPEVLRGRLIERKIRGGLTPARAGDFYAATDGPNVARVLRDSRQADITLQMSGDGAFHFE; encoded by the coding sequence ATGAACGTAACGCTGACGATTAACGGACTGACCACGCAGGCGTTTTTCCCCGACGAAGATATCGAACAACTACACCTTCCCCTTCTTCAACGTTTTTCTTCACAGCAGCGCCTGCTTAACCGCCCGCTGGTGGTGTTTCTGGTTGCGCCGCCCGGCACCGGCAAATCGACGCTTTCCGCATTCTGGCAAAAGCTTTCTCATGAAACGCCGGATTTAGTCCCTTTGCAGACCCTGCCGATGGACGGTTTCCATCATCGCAATGACTGGCTGGACGCACACAACTTGCGTCAGCGTAAAGGCGCACCACAGACGTTTGATGTGACCAAATTGCGGGACGCACTGATCGCTTTACGCGAGCCGGGAAGCCGCTGGCCGGAGTACAGCCGCACGCTGCATGAGCCGGTCGAAGGCGCGATCCATGTTACCGCGCCTGTTTTGGTCGTCGAGGGAAACTGGCTGCTGCTTGACGATGACGGCTGGCGGCAACTGACAGAAAATTGCGATCTGAGCGTCTTTATTCGTGCCAGTCCGGAAGTCCTGCGCGGTCGTCTCATTGAACGTAAAATCCGCGGTGGACTGACGCCTGCCCGGGCCGGTGATTTTTACGCTGCCACGGACGGACCCAATGTGGCGCGGGTTCTGAGGGATAGCCGTCAGGCAGATATCACGCTGCAAATGTCGGGCGATGGCGCGTTTCATTTTGAGTGA
- a CDS encoding transcriptional regulator gives MTVLTEDQVLETLSSQTNLNDFLDAANVILLSGIKQFLPQLFINNDEDIREFAVKPLLAKSGPLDNIDVSLRLIYALGKIKKSVYADILLFSQMDEHLKTNLEIVEFHEERVYEFIQNLRCVTGNLLMFQSIEKMKFAGFEIFNNARYGNLVRTALSLAVTDLLKELTYERNADD, from the coding sequence ATGACTGTACTCACTGAAGATCAGGTGCTGGAGACGCTCTCCAGCCAGACGAATCTCAATGATTTTCTGGATGCCGCCAATGTCATTTTACTCAGCGGTATTAAACAGTTCCTCCCTCAGCTTTTTATTAATAATGACGAGGATATCCGTGAATTTGCTGTGAAACCTTTACTCGCTAAATCCGGCCCGCTGGACAATATTGATGTTTCCCTGAGGCTCATTTATGCCTTGGGGAAAATCAAAAAATCGGTTTATGCAGATATTTTGCTTTTTTCTCAGATGGACGAGCACCTGAAAACGAATTTAGAGATTGTGGAATTTCATGAAGAGAGAGTTTATGAATTTATCCAGAATCTACGTTGTGTGACGGGTAATTTGTTGATGTTTCAGTCCATTGAGAAAATGAAATTTGCCGGTTTTGAGATATTCAATAATGCACGTTATGGCAATTTGGTGAGGACAGCGCTGTCGCTGGCGGTGACGGATTTACTCAAGGAACTCACCTATGAACGTAACGCTGACGATTAA
- the cmtB gene encoding PTS mannitol transporter subunit IIA, whose translation MSSLMDFFDSESIAIYPSAEDWSQAIDLSMRNLLQRKYITADYIQSIKDTTTEIGPYYLLAPGIAMPHARPECGALQTALSLTLLRQGVSFEAESPPVRLLIGLSAKDSDSHIEAIQALSEMLCEDDVIDQLLNAKSTEELINIIQHY comes from the coding sequence ATGTCATCATTAATGGATTTTTTCGACAGTGAAAGTATTGCCATATATCCATCGGCGGAAGACTGGTCGCAGGCGATAGATTTATCGATGAGAAACCTGCTACAAAGAAAATATATTACTGCGGATTATATTCAGTCCATAAAAGATACCACAACGGAAATCGGGCCTTATTATTTGCTCGCGCCCGGCATTGCCATGCCTCATGCAAGGCCGGAGTGCGGCGCGTTGCAGACGGCGCTAAGCCTGACACTGCTGCGCCAGGGCGTCAGCTTTGAAGCTGAAAGTCCGCCGGTTCGGTTGCTTATCGGATTATCCGCGAAAGATTCTGATTCACATATTGAGGCGATTCAGGCGTTAAGTGAAATGCTTTGTGAAGATGACGTTATTGATCAACTCCTCAATGCAAAGAGCACGGAGGAATTAATTAATATCATTCAGCATTATTAG